Part of the Candidatus Eisenbacteria bacterium genome, AGCAACCCTCCCATGGACGAGAGCAAGGCGGCCTCGCTGAGGTAGAGCCACAGGATCTGCCGCCGCGTCGCCCCGATCGCCTTGGCGAGCCCGATCTCCGATGTCCTCTCGTTGACGGAGATCCACATCATCGTCAGGATCCCGATCGCCCCGACCAGGAGCGAGATGGCGGCGATTCCGGTGACGGCGAGGCTCACAATCCGGAGAATCCGATCGAGCGACTCGAGCATGCCAGTCTGCGTCGTGATCGTGAAGTCCTCCTCCCCTCCGTGGCGATCGATCAGGAGCGCCTTCACGCGAGCCACGACCGAGTCGGTCACCATCGCGTTCGACGTCACGAAGTCGATCTCGTGCAGGTCGCTCCGATTGAAGAGAGGCATCGCCGTCGCGACCGGGATGTACACGGCGTCGTCGATGTCGAAACCCAGGAACTGGCCCTTCGGCTCCATGATCCCGATCACGAGGAATCTCTGGCCTCCGATCCGAACGTGCTCGCCGAGGGGATTCGCGTCGCCGAAGAGCTCCAGCTTCAGCTTCGGGCCCAGGACCGCGACCGCCGCGCCCACCGATGGATCGGCGGCGGGAAGGAACCTCCCCACCCTGACTCCCATCCCCCAGGCCCTCGCCCCTTCGGAAGTGACTCCATAGACGAAGACA contains:
- a CDS encoding FtsX-like permease family protein, encoding MIAEDVLRQALRAVRGHRTRSSLTMLGIMIGIASVILLTSIGEGTRIYILSEFTQFGTNLASINPGRVETTGMHGAIGGTVHPLTIEDAEAIRRIPGVVATVPTTMGAAAVEHAGRTRNVFVYGVTSEGARAWGMGVRVGRFLPAADPSVGAAVAVLGPKLKLELFGDANPLGEHVRIGGQRFLVIGIMEPKGQFLGFDIDDAVYIPVATAMPLFNRSDLHEIDFVTSNAMVTDSVVARVKALLIDRHGGEEDFTITTQTGMLESLDRILRIVSLAVTGIAAISLLVGAIGILTMMWISVNERTSEIGLAKAIGATRRQILWLYLSEAALLSSMGGLL